From Hymenobacter sedentarius, a single genomic window includes:
- the hisIE gene encoding bifunctional phosphoribosyl-AMP cyclohydrolase/phosphoribosyl-ATP diphosphatase HisIE gives MSAAFSHPATLRFDPATGLLPAIVQDADTGQVLMLGYMNEEAWARTQQDGRVTFFSRSKNRLWVKGESSGNFLTVVSLHVDCDADTVLIRAIPAGPTCHRGTVSCFEQPEQTLAPAAPIGFLAGLERLIVERREFPERAPTSYTVSLFNKGIAKIAQKVGEEAVETVIDAVGGSRETLPGEVADLLYHLLVLLVASGVPMAEVISVLQERHRLPNTRHLTEG, from the coding sequence ATGAGTGCTGCATTTTCTCACCCCGCAACCTTGCGATTTGACCCCGCTACTGGTTTGTTGCCCGCCATTGTGCAGGATGCTGATACCGGCCAGGTGCTTATGCTCGGTTATATGAACGAGGAAGCTTGGGCTAGAACGCAGCAGGACGGGCGGGTAACTTTTTTCTCCCGTTCAAAAAACCGTTTGTGGGTTAAAGGGGAAAGCAGTGGCAACTTCCTTACCGTTGTCAGCCTGCACGTCGACTGCGACGCTGATACGGTGCTTATTCGGGCTATCCCCGCCGGCCCGACCTGCCACAGAGGCACGGTGAGCTGCTTTGAGCAGCCTGAGCAAACGCTGGCGCCAGCAGCTCCCATTGGCTTTCTAGCAGGCCTGGAACGGCTAATTGTGGAACGCCGTGAGTTTCCTGAGCGTGCACCCACTTCTTATACGGTGTCACTTTTTAACAAGGGAATTGCTAAAATCGCGCAAAAAGTAGGAGAGGAGGCTGTAGAAACGGTTATTGATGCTGTAGGCGGCAGCCGTGAAACTCTTCCTGGCGAAGTGGCAGATTTACTGTATCACTTATTGGTGTTGCTAGTTGCTTCGGGTGTGCCGATGGCGGAAGTCATTAGTGTGTTACAGGAAAGGCATCGTTTGCCAAACACCCGCCACCTTACCGAAGGTTAA
- the hisF gene encoding imidazole glycerol phosphate synthase subunit HisF, with translation MVKKRLIPCLDVRDGRTVKGIQFEGLRDAGDPVALAARYAREGADELVFLDITATNQRRKPLTELVRDVARVLDIPFTVGGGIGSVGDVEALLLSGADKVSINSAALARPEFIADLARRFGSQCVVVAVDARLVNGEWQVMTRAGTVATGREAVAWCREAADLGAGELLLTSMSHDGTKSGYALDLTRAVSNAVPVPVIASGGAGQPSDFTDVFNAGGADAALAASIFHFNETALPALKHYLHSAGILVRL, from the coding sequence GTGGTCAAGAAAAGACTTATCCCTTGCCTCGATGTCCGTGATGGCCGCACCGTAAAGGGCATCCAGTTTGAGGGACTGCGCGATGCCGGCGACCCGGTGGCATTGGCTGCCCGGTACGCCCGTGAGGGGGCCGATGAGCTGGTGTTCCTTGATATCACGGCCACGAACCAACGCCGTAAGCCGCTTACGGAGCTGGTTCGCGACGTGGCACGGGTGCTCGATATCCCATTCACCGTAGGAGGTGGAATAGGCAGCGTCGGCGATGTAGAAGCCTTGCTGCTGAGCGGTGCCGATAAGGTTTCCATCAATTCGGCGGCCTTGGCCCGGCCGGAATTTATTGCGGACCTGGCCCGTCGGTTTGGCTCCCAGTGTGTGGTAGTGGCGGTGGATGCCCGGTTGGTGAACGGAGAGTGGCAGGTAATGACACGCGCCGGTACGGTGGCCACTGGCCGCGAAGCCGTGGCGTGGTGCCGCGAAGCCGCAGATTTGGGTGCCGGCGAACTGTTGCTCACTTCCATGAGCCACGATGGTACGAAATCCGGGTATGCACTCGACCTGACCCGGGCGGTTAGTAATGCCGTGCCCGTCCCGGTTATTGCCTCCGGTGGAGCTGGTCAGCCATCCGATTTCACCGATGTTTTCAATGCGGGCGGTGCCGACGCGGCTCTGGCCGCTAGCATTTTCCATTTTAACGAAACCGCCTTGCCTGCGCTGAAGCATTATCTCCACAGCGCAGGCATTCTGGTTCGGCTTTAG
- a CDS encoding HisA/HisF-related TIM barrel protein, producing MEIIPAIDLLNGQCVRLSAGDFARQTTYDSDPVAVAQRFADAGVRRLHLVDLDGARAGHPVNLAVLEAIARHTSLDIDAGGGIQTHASLTQVFDAGASHITAGSLAVREQAAVEGWLELYGADKIFLGADFKGEHIMINAWADQSPWTLAAFIESYLAAGGSTFICTDVSKDGLLQGPSLATYKTLVQQYPDARFIASGGVTTVPDLEALSEAGMHGAIIGKALYEGTISLPDLQPFL from the coding sequence GTGGAAATTATTCCCGCCATCGACCTGCTAAACGGTCAGTGCGTCCGCCTCAGCGCCGGAGACTTTGCCCGCCAAACCACCTACGATTCCGACCCTGTGGCCGTGGCCCAGCGTTTCGCTGATGCTGGTGTGCGCCGGCTGCATCTGGTAGACCTGGACGGCGCCCGTGCTGGTCATCCCGTAAACCTTGCCGTGCTGGAGGCCATTGCCCGGCATACGTCTTTGGATATAGACGCTGGCGGCGGAATTCAGACCCACGCATCCCTTACTCAGGTTTTTGATGCTGGAGCTTCTCATATCACTGCCGGCAGCTTGGCTGTGCGCGAGCAGGCCGCAGTAGAAGGTTGGCTGGAACTTTATGGAGCGGATAAAATCTTTCTGGGCGCTGATTTTAAGGGCGAGCATATTATGATAAACGCCTGGGCTGATCAAAGCCCCTGGACCTTGGCAGCCTTCATTGAGTCGTACCTGGCGGCGGGGGGCAGCACGTTCATTTGCACCGATGTCAGCAAAGACGGCCTGCTGCAAGGGCCATCGTTGGCTACTTATAAGACATTGGTGCAGCAGTATCCGGATGCGCGCTTCATTGCCAGTGGCGGTGTAACCACCGTTCCCGATTTAGAAGCCCTTAGTGAGGCCGGCATGCACGGAGCCATTATCGGCAAGGCCTTGTACGAAGGGACCATTTCCTTACCGGATTTGCAGCCGTTCTTATAG
- the hisH gene encoding imidazole glycerol phosphate synthase subunit HisH, producing the protein MEIAVVDYKGGNVQSVLFALERLGAQPTLTSDPEVLRKADKVLFPGEGEASSAMEALRAAGLDKVLPTLTQPFLGICLGMQLLGQHSEENDTPMLGLLPFTVQRFVSDATHKVPHMGWNNLQALQGPLFAGLTDADHVYFVHSYYAPVGAYTTAQSAHPAPFSAAVQHGNFHGVQFHTEKSGAVGTRILANFLDL; encoded by the coding sequence ATGGAAATTGCAGTTGTAGATTACAAGGGAGGAAACGTGCAGTCCGTGCTGTTTGCATTGGAGCGTCTGGGAGCCCAGCCCACGCTCACTTCCGACCCTGAGGTTTTGCGAAAGGCCGATAAAGTGCTTTTCCCGGGCGAAGGCGAGGCCTCTTCCGCGATGGAAGCCCTGCGGGCCGCTGGGCTCGATAAAGTGCTGCCTACTCTCACACAGCCCTTTTTAGGTATTTGCTTAGGCATGCAGCTACTGGGCCAGCACAGCGAAGAAAACGACACGCCCATGCTGGGTCTGTTGCCCTTCACGGTGCAACGCTTCGTGTCGGATGCCACGCATAAAGTGCCCCACATGGGCTGGAATAATCTCCAGGCTTTGCAGGGGCCGCTTTTTGCGGGCCTCACCGATGCCGACCACGTTTACTTTGTGCACAGTTATTACGCCCCGGTTGGGGCGTATACCACGGCTCAATCGGCGCATCCCGCACCTTTTAGCGCGGCGGTACAACACGGCAACTTTCACGGAGTGCAGTTTCACACCGAAAAGAGCGGCGCCGTCGGTACCCGCATCCTGGCCAACTTCCTGGACCTATAG